Part of the Paenarthrobacter sp. JL.01a genome is shown below.
CCCTGGACCTCGAGGCGCGCCTTCTTCTTCTCCAGGTAGGTGGAGTAGTTGCCCTCGTACGGGTAAAGGTGGCCACGGTCCACTTCTGCGATCCACTCAGCCACGTGGTCGAGGAAGTAACGGTCGTGGGTGACGGCGAGGACAGCACCGGGGTACTGGGACAGGTGCTGCTCGAGCCACAGAACGCTCTCGGCGTCCAGGTGGTTGGTGGGTTCGTCAAGGAGCAGGAGGTCGGGCTTCTGCAAAAGGAGCTTGCACAGGGCCACGCGGCGACGTTCACCACCGGAGAGGACGGTGACGTCGGCATCTGCAGGCGGGCAACGCAAGGCGTCCATGGCCTGCTCAAGCTGGGAATCGATGTCCCAGGCGTCAGCGGCGTCGATAGCTTCCTGGAGCTTGCCCATTTCATCGAGCAATGTGTCGTAGTCCGCGTCCGGGTTGGCCATCTCTTCCGAGATTTCGTTGAAGCGCTGGATCTTGCCGTAGATCTCGCCAACGCCTTCCTGGACGTTGCCCAGAACGGTCTTTTCCTCGTTCAGCGGCGGTTCCTGCAGGAGGATGCCCACGGTGTACCCGGGGCTCAGGCGGGCCTCGCCGTTGGAAGGGGTGTCCAGGCCGGCCATGATCTTGAGGATGGTGGACTTGCCAGCACCGTTCGGGCCGACGACGCCAATCTTCGCGCCGGGGTAGAACGACATGCTGACGTCGTCCAGAATAAGTTTGTCGCCAACGGCCTTGCGAGCCTTGGTCATCGTGTAAATGAATTCCGCCATGCCTTTAAATCTAATGGGTAGGCGTTCATAACTCACATTCGCACAACACAGGTGAACTACCGGGCGTCCCCTACGAAGCACTTCCCTGTCGCCAGAACGGGCAGCACCGTCACCACGACGCCTCCGTCACGTATCTGGCCCATGACGCAGGACTTGCCGGACAACGCGGCCGCCTCCATGGCGTCGACATCAAGCCCGGTTGGCGTTCGGCTGACCGATACCTCGAGGTTCCCCTCCGGGATGCCTGCCGATACCAGGGCAGCCCGCAGCGATTCCCTGTCCGGCTTGGGATTGCCCGCAACCAGGTTCTTCAGTGTGGACTCGACGGTCTTCGTGGTTGCCAGCACGGCAGGATCCGGGGTTTCCGTGGCGGAGGTACCTGCCGACGGATTCGCGCTGCTGACGCTTGTGCCGGGCGTGCCCGCGGGCTGCGTCGTCGAGCCGGCGGGCGTGGGAGCGGCAGGCGCGGCAGTGCATGCTGTCATCATCAGAATCGCCGAGGCGAGCATCAGCGCCCCTCCTGTTAGCCGGAGGCTGGTGGTGGAAGCCTGTGCAGCCCGGCCAGGTTTTGGTGTGGTTCCCCTGATTATCACCTAGCCATTGTGCCATTCACAGACGGCCTGGACCGGCGTAGCGTTTGCTGGGAGGTCATGAAAAGCCTGAAAAAGGGATGGAGCGGACGCGGTGGGTGGAGAAGTCGAAGATGCCGTTGCCTCAACCACCATCAATTCGCAGCCTGAAAAGGTCTGGGAAGCCCTGACGGATCCGGCGCTCATCAAGCAGTACTTTTTGGGGACCCATGTCACCACCACGTGGAAAGTGGGCGACCCGATTACCTACTCCGGCGAGTACCACGGCACCGGGTACAAGGACACAGGGACCGTCCTCGTTTTCGATCCGCCTGTGAGGCTGAAGACCACCCACTTCACTCCGTCCTCGGGACTTGCGGACATCCCCGAGAACCATCACACCGTGGAATACGTCCTGGACCGGACTCCGGGCGGCACCACCGTGACCATCACTCAAGGCAACAATTCAAGCGAGGACGAAGTTGCCTCCTCCACTGCCACGTGGGAACTGGTTTTGGGCAACCTGAAGGAATTCCTGGAGTCAGCCCCAGAAAAAAACACCCTCCTTGGAGGTAACCAAGGAGGGTGATCTGTGCCCCAGGAGGGAATCGAACCCCCGACCGGCGGATTAGAAGGCCGCTGCTCTATCCCCTGAGCTACTGGGGCGCACTGACTCGAGGACCACATGGGCCGTCTGCGCCACAAAGAGTTTACATGCGATACTTGGTCGCTCCGAATCTCCACGCTGGACGCGTCCAGTCCTCAACACCTGTGCTTTTGCCAAAGTTATGCACATAGCCAGGACAAGCGCTGCCGTTCAAAGCGATGCTCCACGAAGCTGAAGGAGCCGGACAGGCACTTCCCTACATCGCGAAGGACCACCAATGAACGACATGATCACAGTCAGAGGCTTCGTGGCCTCGGACGTGAAGACTTCCACCACAACCCGCGGCACAGCAACGGCATCGTTCCGTCTCGGAACCACCGAGCGGCGCTTCGACCGCGCGAGCAACACGTGGGTGGATGGCAACACCAATTGGTACACCGTGCAGTCATTCCGATATCTGGCCGGACACGTGGGCTGCAGCGTCAAGAAGGGGCAACGGGTCCTGGTCCTGGGAAAGCTGCGCTTGAGGCAGTGGGAGCATGAGGGGCGCACCTACCACGTCGCGGAAATTGATGCCGAGTCGGTTGGACATGACCTCATGTGGGGCTCTGCCAACTTCACCCGTATGAACGGTACGGCGGCACCCCTTGAGTCAAACCCCGTGGCTGAGGGCTCAGGCAACCCACCGGGCGGAAGCGACTGGAATGCCGGTGACGATAACGAGGACCATGTGCCTCCGGAAGAGGAATCGGTCCCGGCCGGCCTGGAGGATGCAGAAGGCGGCGGGGAACTCCTGGTGAACACCATCACGGGTGAGTTGGTGGGTGCCGCGACTTGAGAAGCGAACTGCTGCCGGGGAACGCACCCTAGAGTTGGTGCATGTCCACCGCAGCCCTTGTTGAGTCCATCCGTTCAAAGCTGCGTGCCGGGGGCGACGCCGAGCGCGCACGTGGCGCCCAGGCTTACATGAAATCCGATATGCCCTCCCTTGGCGTCAGGGTTCCCGAGGTGCGAAGGATGGTCAAATCGGCGGCCATGGAATTCCCGCCGACGTCACCGGAAGAGTTGCGAACGGCCACCCTGACGCTCTGGCGGGAAGCCGGGGCACGGGAAGAACGCTACGCGGCCATTGACCTCACCGGCCTGCGCATGGTCAAGGAGGATCTGGCCATGCTGGCGGTCTATGAGGAAATCATCCGGACAGGTGCGTGGTGGGACCTTGTGGACGGCGTTTCGCATCGGATTTGCGCACTTCTGTTGGCCCACCGGGACACCATTACCCCGCTGCTGCTTCGGTGGGCCACCGACGCGGACATGTGGATCCGCAGGGCTGCCATCACGGCGCAGCTCGGAGCGAAATCCACAACGGACACCGTGCTGCTGGCTCGAGTAATCTCGGCAAATCTGGCGGACAAGGAGTTCTTCATCCGGAAAGCCATTGGCTGGTCATTGCGCGAGTACAGCAAGACGGATCCGGAGTGGGTCCGCGGCTTCGTCGAAGAACACCGGGAAGCGTTAAGCCCGTTATCCAAGCGGGAAGCGACCCGGCTGCTGCTCACTTGACCTGCTGCTGTTCAAATGACAGGACGGTGTCCTGGCTCATCGCGCTTGCGGAACAAGCTCTTGGTCTTCGGGTCCACAAAGATCAGGTAGACAGCGAAGAGGAGCGCGATGATCGCGGCCGCGTTCCTGGCCAAGGTCAGTGCCAGGCCCAGGTCTTCACTTTGCAGGTACGGGAAGACATCCAACTGGTCGGAGATGGCGTACACCATGAAGAACGACACGATGAAGTAGACCGCCTTGACCTGCCAGTCGTTGCGGATGCCAGTAACTGCGAAGAGCGGAATCAACCACACCACGTACCAGGACTGGATCATCGGGGCGAGAATGACGATCGCAGCAAAAGCCAACGTCAATCGACGCATCAGGCGGTCGTAGTCACCGCGGAAGATCTGCCACGCAACGGCGCCGACCATGAGGACCTTCCCGGCATCGTAAACCCACTTGGCCATGCCCCAGCCGTCCAGGCCAAAGACATTGACTATGGATGCGACAACCAGGCCAATAAGGCCTACGGGCGCGTACCAGATCCAGATGCTGCCCGGAGCGGAAAGCCCGTTGATCCATCCGAACCCGAAGCCGTTCACCGCGCTCAGGGCGTACAGCAGCCCGAAGCTGATGGCCGCAGTCAGGAACCAATACAGGAATTTTCGTGGCCAGGATGCGCCCTTGCCCGCCCACAGGAGCCCGATAAACGGCAGAAACACTATGGTGATGGGCTTGACGGAGATCGAGAGAGTGACCAGGACGATGCCGAGGATGACGCGGCGGGTAGCGCAGTAATAGAGGCCCGCCAGTGCGAGTCCGATCATGAGGGCATCGTTGTGGACGCTGGCGATGAAGTTGGTCAGGAAGAGCGGATTGGCCGCAGTCAGCCACAGAGCCCGGTGCGGATTGACTCCGTGAAGCTCCGCCAGCTTGGGCACGTAGACAATGCAGAGAACGATCCCCACCAAAGCAACCAGCCGGAACAGCATGATGCTGGCTTCGGGTTGGACATTCGTAATCCAGACAACGAACTGCTCGATCCACAAGAACAACTGCCCGTACGGGACCGGAGCTTCGGTCCACATCTTGTCGGCACCCAGCTGAAAGTAGTTGGGAAGGGCAGAGATGCCGTTCTTGTACGGATTCATGCCCTCGACCATCAGACGGCCTTGGCCGATGTAAGCGTAGACATCCCTGCTGAACAAAGGGACCGTGAACATCATGGGCAGGCCCCAGGCCACCACCGCCTGAAGGGTTGCTTTCCTTGCTTCCAGACCCCAGACCCGGACTCGTTGGCCCAAACGCAGCCAGGCCCGGACCAACAGCATCCCGCCGATGGCCAAAAGAACGATGGAGAGTGCTACACCAACGCCCTCGGTCCGCATCCAGATGAAGAGCGGCAACCGCCGGAGTTCGGACACCGGCGCCAGCCAACCGACACCCAGGGAACCAAACACCATGAACATCGAACCAATGAAACCGGCGATCAGCGGCGAACGTGCGTTATCCACCTCGCTGGTTGCAGCATCCGCCGTCGGCGCTGCTGTCCCTGCCTTCTGGGCGGCGGGTACGGGCACCGTCATGTAGTCGTCATCCAATCGTTCGCCCGGTGATTTCGGGACAAAAGTTCTGCGTCTTCGGGGCTTCAGCAGCAGGAAGAAACGACACTGCCGCGCTCAAAAATCGTACCATCGGAGCACTTGGAACAGCCGGAAGGATAGGCTAGGCGCGTGCCTATTACTAATGAACGCATCGTCTGGATCGACTGCGAAATGACCGGTCTCGACCTCAAGAACGACGCCTTGATCGAAGTAGCCGCCCTGGTGACGGATTCCGAGCTCAACATCCTCGGTGACGGCGTCGACGTCGTCATCAAACCCGATGATGCCGCGCTGGAACAAATGAACGATTTCGTTCGCGACATGCATACCCGGTCCAAGCTCCTGGACGAACTCCCGTTCGGAAAGACCATGGCCGAGGCTGAAGCCCAGGTTCTGGAATACATCGAGAAATGGGTTCCGGATCCCCGCAAGGCGCCCCTGGGTGGCAACTCCGTGGGAACGGACCGCATGTTCCTGGCCCGGGACATGCCGAACATCGTCGAGCACCTGCACTACCGCGTCATTGATGTCAGCACCATCAAGGAGCTTTCACGACGCTGGTTCCCGCGCGCCTACTTCCAGTCGCCGGCAAAGCATGGTGGCCACCGCGCGCTGGGTGACATCAAGGACTCCATCGACGAACTCCGCTACTACCGCGAGGCCGTCTTTGTTCCGGCTCCGGGTCCCGATACCGCCACGGCCCAGCGCATTTCCAAGGAGATCATCGCCAGCGCCGAAACCCTTGGATCCAGCGAGACGGTGTGATCTGCGCCATTTTTGAAGGTTTTTTCGCCAAAACCGGCAAAAGTGGACTTTGCACCCCCAAACAGCAGGTAAGCTATTTGTCGTTGCCTTCGAGGAAAGCCGGTCAAACGGACTGACCACGGAAGGCACATGGTGGGCTTAGCTCAGTTGGCAGAGCGCCTGGTTGTGGTCCAGGAGGTCGCGGGTTCAACCCCCGTAGCTCACCCCACCGAGATTGGCTGCAGAGCCGGTTTCCACAAAGGCCGCACCGGTTATCCGGTGCGGCCTTTGCTTTTAACCCGGATCCGGAACATCCCGGACCCCAGCGATCACCAGAGGAAGAACCGACATGACCGTCCTGCCAGTCACCATATGGGGCGAACCCGTCTTGCACCGCCGGGCAAGCGAAGTGGAAGTCTTCGACGACGAACTGCGCACCTTGATTGCGGACATGTTCGAGACCAATGACGCCGCGAACGGCGTCGGGCTTGCCGCTCCCCAGGTCGGCGTAGGCAAGCGCATCTTCGTCTACAAGTACGACAACGACGACGACGTCCCGCCGCAGGGCGTAGTGGTCAATCCGGTACTGACCCTGTCCAAAGTCTCAGGTGCCCTTCCCGATCCCGACGAAGACGTCGAAGGCTGCTTGTCCTTTCCTGGCGAGTACTACCCTTTGCAGCGCGCCGAATGGACGCGGGTCCAAGGTTTTGATGGCGACGGCAACCCCGTTGAATTCGAAGCGACGGGCTGGTTCGCCCGGATCATCCAGCACGAGTTCGACCACTTGGATGGCAAGCTCTACGTGAACCGCCTCGTGGACCGTTACTCCAAGAAGGCCATGAAGCATGCCAAGAAGAACGGCTGGGGCGTGCCCGGCCTGACGTGGATGCCCGGCGTCGACCCTGATCCTTTCGGACACTGACCCATGGTGACCGCCACCCACACCGGGCTGTTCACGCTTCTGGGAATCAGCGCCGAGGACGCGCAGGAGTGCGCGCGTCTGCTGGCCACCCCACCTGACAATGGCGTTATCCGGTCCCTCGAGGCCCTGCAGGCGCGGCTTGGCACCTTTCCATTGGACAGCATCAAGGAAGAGGACGCATCGGAGGCGGCCTGGATCGAAGCACTCCTGCGCTTCGCACCCGTCGTCCATGACTACCACCTGAAGTTGGGCATCAGTTCTGCTGTTTCCGCGGCGTCACTGGCCGATGTGGGCTTGCAACTGCGGATCAACCGACGGGTTCACGGCCGGTTCGGATTGGATACATGGGGTTGGCTGACGCTTCATATGGCCGGCAACCTCTTCCGGCTTGGCAGGCTGCAGTTCCACCTCGTCCCGGCCGATGGTGCTGCCTCGGGATGGGTGTTGGGTGTGCATATCCCGGAGGACGGTGGCCTCTCCCCTGCCCTGGTGGACGAGAGTTTTGCCCAAGCCCGCGCCTTTTTCACCCGTCACTTTCCGGACAAGCCGGCAGCCGTGGCCACCTGCGATTCATGGATGTTGGATCCGTACCTCTCGGAGCGGCTCCCGAACAGCAACATCGCCTCATTTGCGAGGCGGTTCACGGTTGACCGCTGCACCGATGCACCAACCGACGCTGTCTACTTCACCTTCCGTCAGCGGGGCTTGGTGGACCTGGACAAACTCCCCCGGGAAACGTCGCTGCAGCGGGTGGTCCTGCAGCGGATCGACGACGGCGGCACCTGGCAACTCGGGCACGGTCACCTGGCGTTGTAGATCGTCTGCTGTCCGGGGCAGGAGGAGAGCACGCCTTTCATGGCGTCCTTTTCAGCCTGGGTCACCCATAGGTGATAAGCGGTCTTTACCGAGATCTGCCGGGCAACGTAGTGGCAACGGAAGTTTTTGTTGGCGGGCAACCAGGTGGCGGCATCGCCTGCCCCCTTCTTGACGTTCGCCGGGCCATCGGCCGCGATGAGGTTCAGGGGGTCGTTGGCGAGGGTCTGCCGCTGCTGCACGGTCAGCTGCTGGGCTCCCTTCTGCCAGGCATCGGCCAGGGCAACCACGTGGTCGATCTGCACCGCAGAGCTGGTGTCCTGTCCCCTTTCGAAGGACACCTGCCGCCCCGTGTAGGGCTCGTTCAGCATGCCGGAAGCAACTTTGCAGGAGGAACCTTCAGTGAACCTGACCGCCGTCAGGTCACGACGAAGGATGTCGTTCCTGGTATCGCACCCGTTCCGGTCCGCATCGGCCCAGGCCTGCCCGAAGGCGGCCCTGTCGTAGTCGGATTTCGCAGCCCGGCCTTTGACCGGCAGGCGCTCCAGGGCGTCTGTGGCTTTTTCGGGGGCTACCGCTGCCGCGCCGCGGACCGGTTTCATCCACTCGGGGTTGTAGACCGGAGCTTCACTCGGTCCGGACTGCGCAGGCTGGGCTGCATCGAATTGGCCCGTGGTGAAGTACCAGGACAGCCCCGCAACAATGGTGGCGGCAGCCAGGGCGAGAACAGCCCATGCTTGGCGTGACCGACGTCGGGCGCGTTTGTAGGCGGACCAGGTGATGCTCAAGGGACTCCATCCAGTGGGGCAGGTGTGTCCTACGAGCGTATGGCAAGGCCCCGACAGCCAGAGTCGGTATCCACAGTGTGTAGGAGAAGTCACACTGTGGAGGCCGGAAGCGGAACCCTTATTGCTCGCGCATCACGCGTTGGAGATCCTCGGCAGCCACTTCCAGAAGTCCGCGCAGTTGCTCCACACGCTCGTCGGAGACGTCTCCGGCAGCGTTGGCCGCGACTGCTTGATCCAGAAGCTTCTGTGCTTGCTTATGGTTGGCCTTGGCGACATCCAAGGCGTGTTCGAGCGTGGTCTCATGTTCGATGGTTGATTCGTTGTCCATGAGTGCCATTCTGCTCAGGTTTCCCGGCCGATTCCAGTGACCCGGCCGGGAAACCCGTGAGAACTGCGTGGGTATCAGGCGTCAGCAGTTTCCAGTACAGCAATGGGAGCGATGACGTCCTTGGCGGGGAACGACGGCGGGTTCACACCGGCCATTTCTTCCATGACCCGGACAACCTGGCAGGAGTAGCCGAACTCGTTGTCGTACCAGACGTACAGCACGAGGTTCTTGTCGTTGGAGATGGTCGCAAGTCCGTCAACGATGCCGGCCCGGCGGGATCCAACGAAGTCGGTGGAAACCACGTCAGGGGAATCGATGTAGTCGATCTGCTTGCGGAGATCGGAGTGGAGGGACATTTCGCGGAGGTAGTCGTTGACTTCCTCACGCGTGGTGCCGTTCTCAAGGTTGAGGTTCAGGATGGCCATGGACACGTCCGGGGTGGGTACGCGGATGGCATTGCCCGTGAGCTTACCCTGCAGTTCGGGAAGGGCCTTGGCGACAGCTTTTGCAGCACCGGTCTCGGTGATCACCATGTTCAGCGCAGCCGAGCGTCCACGGCGGTCACCCTTGTGGAAGTTGTCGATCAGGTTCTGGTCGTTCGTGAACGAGTGGACCGTCTCGACGTGGCCGTGGATGATGCCGAACTTGTCGTTGATGGCCTTCAGCACAGGGGTGATGGCATTGGTGGTGCAGGACGCGGCGGTGACGATCTTGTCGTCGTCGTTGATGTCGCGGTGGTTGATACCGTGCACGATGTTCTTGAGCTCGCCCTTGCCCGGCGCCGTCAGCAGGACGCGGGCAACGCCCTTGCTCTGCAGGTGCTGGGAGAGGCCATCGGTGTCGCGCCAGCGTCCCGTGTTGTCGACAACCAGTGCATCCTTGATGCCGTACGCGGTGTAGTCGACAGTCGCGGGGTTGTCCGAGTAGATGACCTGGATCTGGACACCGTTGGCCGTGATGGTGTTGGCTTCCTCATCCACGCGGATGGTGCCTTCGAAGGAGCCGTGGACGGAGTCGCGGCGCAGCAGGCTCGCGCGCTTGACGAGGTCGTTGTCAGCACCCTTGCGAACCACGATGGCGCGCAGGCGAAGACCGTGGCCACCGCCGGCCTTTTCGATCAGGAGGCGGGCCAGCAAGCGGCCGATGCGTCCAAAACCGTAAAGAACGACGTCGGTGCTGGTGCGGTCATCAGCGCCGCGCCTGCCCACGATCTCGGCCAGTTCTGACCGCAAGTACTCATCCAGCGAGGCGCCGTTGCCTTCTGCCCGGTACTTCTCCGTCAAGCGTGCGATGTCGATGGCTGCGGCACCGAGTTCAAGCTCAGAAAGGGCGTTGAGCAGGGGTGCGGTCTCTTCGAGCAGGAGCTCGTGGTTGCTCATCCGGCGTGCAAAGCGGTGGGCCTTGAGGATGTTCATGGTGGACTTGTTGATCAAGCTCCGGCCGTGGATGCTGGTGACCACGTTGTTTTCCCGGTACAACCGGCCGATCACCGGAATCATGGCCTCGGCGAGAGCCTCCCGGCCCATCCACTTATCAAGACAAGAATCTGACGTCTGGCTCACAGAACTACCTTCCTTGGGTCAACCACATACGTCCTCGTATGCAGATGGCAGCGGCCGCCCGGAGTAATCCTGCGGCACATGCGCCAGCGGGCTTCGGTCCACCCACAGCGCCTTGAACGAGAGCAAAGAAAATCCGCCGGCTGCGAACGCAGTCCCGGCGGCAGAACATCTACGTTCAGTAACCATTCTAGGCGGGAAGGGCCGGGCATAGTCGTCCCGGAGGCGTGAAATCACTCACACGCCCGCGATTCCGGCAGTCATAAATGGATGGGTTGACCGATACGCCGGGTTCTGTCATCCGTTGTCGTTGCCAACAATGGAGTAGCGGCCATCCATCTACGGACGCCGTTGCCGACGCCCTCCAGCGGCCTACCCGGACACTCGGGCGAGCAGCCCTCGAACGTGTCCTGTCTGGCCTTGCTCCGGGTGGGGTTTACCTAGCCTCCCCGGTCACCCGGGGAGCTGGTGGTCTCTTACACCACCGTTTCACCCTTACCTGCTGCAACCGGTGCAATACCGGAAACGCAGGCGGTCTGTTCTCTGTGGCACTGGCCTGCGGGTTACCCCGAGTGGGCGTTACCCACCACCCTGCTCTGCGGAGCCCGGACGTTCCTCGAGCCACTTTCGTGACGCGCGACCGCCTGGTCAACCCATCCGCCCTACAGTCTACCGGCGTCCGGGCGGCCCAAGTCACCGGTAATATCGACTGGTGCTGATTCTGCTGCCGCCTTCAGAAGGCAAGACCCCCGCCGCCAAAGGCCCCGCCATTGACTGGGAGTCGTTGAGCTTTCCGGAACTTAACCCGTACCGGGCCAAGGTCCTTGAAGCGCTGGGAACCGTGAGCGCGCACGAGGACGCACTCGCGTTGCTGGGCGTCGGCGCCTCCCTGCGGGACGACGTCGAACGTAATACCCGCCTCCATGCCGAACCGGCAGCCCCTGCGCACCAGGTGTACTCCGGCGTGCTGTACGACGCCTTGGGCTTCAAAACCATGACGCCGGCCCAGCGGCGCAAGGCGACCGAATCCATCCTGGTGGTCTCGGCGCTCTGGGGCGCCATCGGCTTCGGCGACCACGTGCCGGCCTACCGCCTGTCCATGGGAACCGCACTGCCCGACGTCGGACGCCTTGCCTCCTACTGGAAGCCGCAGCTTAACGCCGCACTGGCCAAACGCTCGGAAGGAGAGCTGCTGATCGATTGCCGCTCGAGCACCTACGCCGCGGCGTGGGCTCCCCCCGCGGAGCAGACGGTAAACGTCAATGTTTTCAACGAGGCCAATGGCAAGCGGACGGTGGTGAGCCACTTCGCAAAGCACACCCGGGGTGAGCTGGCGCGGCACTTGCTGACGAGGCGCGGCAAGGCACCGGCAACTCCCCAACAACTCCTGAAGGCAGCAAGCGAGCACTGGACCACCGAACTCGTCGAGGGCACTGCCCGCAAGCCGCATGCGCTGAACATTATCCTGACGAGCTAGGCCCGCGGAATCCGCAGCAGGGTCAGTTCCACTCCGCCGATCGAACCAGGATGACGCCGGAGTCCGGGCAGAATACGATGTCGTCTTCGGCAGCGGCTTTGACCTCGGCGAGGTCGCCTGGGCTGAGCATCATCCCCGAGCCTTCGGACTTGCCGTGGAACAGGCGGGCAGCACCGACGCCCCGCTTGGCGATGGTCTTCTCGTAGACTGCGAGCATCCCCGTATCCAAGGCTTCGGCGAAGGCTGCCCGCTGTCCGCGGACCACCGTTTCCTCAGCAGCGATCTCCGCGATAGCTTCATCCAGCTCCGCACGGATACTTCCAAAAGAGCCCTGGATGTCATCGGCGATGGCCTGCTGGGCAGCTTGGCGTTCACGCAGGGTGTCCAGGCGCTCCAGGATCTCCAGTTCAACGTCTTCGAGGTCTGAACGGCGCTTGGACAACGAGGCAATGTCGTTCTGCAGCGCCACCAGGTCCTTGGACAGGCCGGTCCCGCTGTTGAGCCTGGTTTCGTCGCGCTCGATGCGGGAGGCAACCTGTTCGACGTCGGCTTCCGCCCTGCGGAGTTCGGCCTCGGCGTCGTGGACGGCTACTTTGGCAGCCCCCAGTTCACCGTTGGCTACTGCGAGGGCATCGGTCAGGTCAGTAATGCGGGGATCGTTTTCCAGCACTTTCCGGCGGCCGGCCAGCGATTTGAGCTTGGCATCCAGTCCCTGCAGTTCAAGCAATTTCATTTGTTCTGCCGGTGCTGCTTTTGCCACGCTTACCTCCGCTTGTCGCCGCCGGCCCTGGAGATCAGGTCCGGATCTTTCCTAGACTCTAGTCGCCGCCGGGAGTCAGTATGAAGTCCCACGGGTCGCTGTTGGTACTGCTGACGCGGATATCGACGTCGTAGCCTTGGTCCGCGAGGACGTTGCCCAGCGCTTCGGCCGCCGCGGGAAGCCACAGCCATTCGCTGGCGAAGTGGGAAACGTCAATCAAGTAGGGACGACCGTTGGTGGCCCCTTCCCTGGCTTCCGATGCCGGGTGATGGCGCATATCCGCTGTGACGTAGACATCTGC
Proteins encoded:
- a CDS encoding YaaA family protein, which encodes MLILLPPSEGKTPAAKGPAIDWESLSFPELNPYRAKVLEALGTVSAHEDALALLGVGASLRDDVERNTRLHAEPAAPAHQVYSGVLYDALGFKTMTPAQRRKATESILVVSALWGAIGFGDHVPAYRLSMGTALPDVGRLASYWKPQLNAALAKRSEGELLIDCRSSTYAAAWAPPAEQTVNVNVFNEANGKRTVVSHFAKHTRGELARHLLTRRGKAPATPQQLLKAASEHWTTELVEGTARKPHALNIILTS
- a CDS encoding zinc ribbon domain-containing protein; protein product: MAKAAPAEQMKLLELQGLDAKLKSLAGRRKVLENDPRITDLTDALAVANGELGAAKVAVHDAEAELRRAEADVEQVASRIERDETRLNSGTGLSKDLVALQNDIASLSKRRSDLEDVELEILERLDTLRERQAAQQAIADDIQGSFGSIRAELDEAIAEIAAEETVVRGQRAAFAEALDTGMLAVYEKTIAKRGVGAARLFHGKSEGSGMMLSPGDLAEVKAAAEDDIVFCPDSGVILVRSAEWN